The Thalassomonas actiniarum genome contains the following window.
TAGCTTGCTTTAGAACTTTTTTATGACGCGCTCTTGCGACTACACCACGTTTTACTCTTGCCATTTTATATCTCTCCTATTAACCGTGACGTAAAAGTTTTTTAACTGACTTGATGTCAGAAGCAGCGATTTGACACTTAGCACGTAAGTGACGCTTAACTTTAGTACGACGCTTAGTCAAGATATGACGAAGACCCGCTTGTTTGAATTTGTAGCCAGAAGCTGTCTTTTTAAAGCGCTTTGCAGCACCTTTATTGGTTTTCATTTTAGGCATGTTAATAACTCCGCATTGTTATGCCAAATATTAAGCAGTAGAGGCGAAGATACTCGCGAATATAAATACCCGCCGATCTTACTTGTAGGCCCGTACTACCGGTTCATAGTGATAATAATGGTGAGCCGGCATTCATAAATGAATCCCGACTACTTGCTAGACCAGTTATTATCCTTTTTTAGGGGCTAAGACCATCACCATTTGGCGACCTTCCGCTCTGCGAGGGAAGAACTCCACTACGGTCAATTCTTCCAGGTCGGTTTTAACGCGACTTAAAAGTTCTAACCCCAGTTCCTGGTGTGCCATTTCACGGCCACGGAAACGTAATGTAACCTTGACCTTGTCGCCACCTTCTAAAAAGCGCTTCAGGTTGCGTAGTTTGACCTGATAGTCGCCTTCATCTGTGCCAGGGCGGAATTTAATTTCCTTAACCTGGATTTGTTTCTGCTTTTTGCGTTGTTCTTTTTGTTCTTTACTCTTTTCGTAAAGAAACTTACCGTAATCCATTACGCGACAAACTGGCGGCTTAGCCGTCGGGCTAATTTCAACGAGATCAACACCCGCTTTTTCAGCTTCATCCATGGCATCGTTTAATGAAACGATCCCCATGGGTTCGCCGTCAAGACCAATCAAACGTATTTCTTCTGCTGTAATTAACTCATTTAAACGATGTGCCGGCTCTTTTTGTCCGCCTCGTTGACCACCTTTAATAGCCATGTTCCTCCAAAGAACTTTGTACCAAATTTAAATATGTATTTGGATTAAAAAAAATTATGCCCGTGTATTAACTTCTTCAGTTAATTTTGCAACAAACGCATCGACAGACATTTTACCTAAATCTTCTCCACTTCGGGTACGCACCGCAATTTCACCATTGGCCATTTCTTGATCGCCAACAACTAACAAATACGGCACCCTCTTCAAAGTGTGCTCGCGGATTTTAAAGCCTATCTTCTCATTTCTCAAGTCTAGTTTGGCTCTAAATCCATTTTCTTTCAGTTTTTTGACTACTTTTTCACAATATTCACCCTGTTTGTCGGTAATATTCATTACCGTTGCCTGAATTGGCGACAACCAGGTGGGGAATTTTCCTGTGTATTCTTCAATTAAAATACCGATAAAACGCTCTAATGAACCTAAAATCGCCCTGTGAATCATCACCGGGGTATAACGTTCATTGTCTTCACCAACATAAGTGGCACCTAAACGCTCCGGTAAGGCAAAATCAAGTTGTACCGTTCCACACTGCCAGGCACGTCCTAAACAGTCCATCAGGGTAAACTCGATTTTAGGACCGTAGAAAGCCCCTTCACCCGGTAAATATTCAAACTCAATGTTAGAGTCGGTTAAGACCTGGGCTAAGCCCTGCTCCGCCTTATCCCAGATTTCATCGCTGCCGATACGCTTTTCAGGACGGGTAGAGAGTTTCACCACGATTTCTTCAAAACCGAATGAACCGTAGACGTCATAAACCATCTGGATACATTTACTGACTTCTTCGGCAACCTGATCTTCGGTACAGAAGATATGGGCGTCATCCTGGGTAAAGCCACGTACCCGCATCAAGCCGTGCAACGAGCCTGAAGGTTCGTTACGGTGACAGCAGCCAAACTCGGCAATACGTAAGGGTAAATCACGGTATGACTTTAAGCCTTGGTTAAATATCTGCACATGGCCCGGGCAATTCATCGGTTTTATGGCGTATTCACGTTTTTCCGACTCGGTCGTGAACATAGCATCGGCGTATTTGTCCCAGTGACCGGATTTCTCCCACAGGGATCTGTCCATCATCATTGGCGCTTTGACTTCGTCATAATCGTATTCGTGTAATTTTTCACGAACAAATTTTTCCAGCTCGGTATAGATGGTCCAGCCGTCGTTGTGCCAGAACACCATACCCGGCGCTTCTTCCTGCCAGTGGAATAAATCCAGGGTCTTACCGATTTTACGGTGATCGCGCTTTTCCGCTTCCGCTAAACGCTGAATATAGGCTTTAAGCTGCTTTTTATCTGCCCAGGCAGTACCGTAAACCCGTTGCAACATTTTGTTGTCTGAATCGCCACGCCAGTAGGCACCGGCCACTTTCATCAATTTAAAGTGATGACAATGACGCATGCTAGGCACATGAGGACCGCGACACATGTCAATATATTCTTCGTGATGATATAACGCCGGTTTGTCGTCACGGTCGATATTTTCATCTAAAATTTCAATTTTATAGCTTTCGCCGCGCGCTTCGAAGGCATCGCGGGCGTCTTGCCATGAGCCGGTTTTTTTCACTACCTGGTAGTTGGTTTTCGCCAGTTCCATCATGCGCTTTTCCAATACCACTAAATCGTCTTCGGTGATGGAATGCTCAAGGTCAACATCATAATAAAAACCGTTATCGATCACAGGACCAATGGCCATCTTGGTATCCGGCCATAATTGCTTGATGGCATGCCCTAATAAATGCGCGCAAGAGTGGCGGATAATTTCTACGCCTTCTTGATCTTTACTGGTGATTAATTGCAGCGCCGCATCTTGGGTGATTAATTCACAGGCATCAACTAACTGACCGTCGATACGACCGGCGATAGTGGCTTTGGCTAAACCCGGGCCGATATCCAGGGCAACATCCATTACCGATACGGCATTGTCAAAACTACGCTGGCTTCCGTCAGGGAGAGTAATTACAGGCATGAAATTTCCTTTATACAGTGGTGGCACATACCAAGTGTCACTTGTTTATCTAGATTATTCTTTAAAAACAGCTGGTTAACTCTAGCTGTTCAGTGTCATTTTCAAAATTTGGTACTTAATGAAAATTTTTATTTCGGCTCTTTACAACTTTAAAGAAGCCTTTCTTTATAAAGCCCTACTTATATAAGGCAACAAAACGGGGCTTATAATAAGCCGAAGGCTATGAAAGGACAACAGGTTTTCATGAAATAATCATCAATGGGAGCATAAAGTATAAAACCGTCGAGACTTAATATTTTAGCGCGTTATCGCCGCCTTTTAATTCACGACTGTCAGGCTTACAGTTCATGGGAGTATAATCACGGCTAAACTGGTACAAGGCTTCAATATCCACCGGTTTGCTAAAATAATAGCCCTGAAGCAAGCTGCAACCGTGCTGCTGTAAAAACGCCACCTGCTCTCTGGTTTCCACCCCTTCGGCCACTGTTTCTAATCCCAGGCTATGGGCCAAGGCGATAATGCCTTTTATAATGGCTTCGCTTTCGGCGTCTTTACCTATTTCCCGGACAAAGCTGACATCAATTTTCAAGGTATCTATCGGCAAGCGGCGCAGATAACTTAACGACGAATACCCGGTACCAAAATCATCTACCGCGATACTGACCCCATAGCTGCGGATAATACTGAGCATTTCAATGGAAGCTTCGGGATCTTCCATAATCAAACTTTCGGTGAGTTCAATCTGGACATGGGCCGGGGGGATCTCGCATTGCTCCAGCACTTTGCCGATGAGTTTATCAAAGCCTTCGACTTTCAGCTGTTTCGGTGAGACATTAACAGAAACCGACAAAATTCCCAGG
Protein-coding sequences here:
- the rpmI gene encoding 50S ribosomal protein L35 — translated: MPKMKTNKGAAKRFKKTASGYKFKQAGLRHILTKRRTKVKRHLRAKCQIAASDIKSVKKLLRHG
- the thrS gene encoding threonine--tRNA ligase, with the translated sequence MPVITLPDGSQRSFDNAVSVMDVALDIGPGLAKATIAGRIDGQLVDACELITQDAALQLITSKDQEGVEIIRHSCAHLLGHAIKQLWPDTKMAIGPVIDNGFYYDVDLEHSITEDDLVVLEKRMMELAKTNYQVVKKTGSWQDARDAFEARGESYKIEILDENIDRDDKPALYHHEEYIDMCRGPHVPSMRHCHHFKLMKVAGAYWRGDSDNKMLQRVYGTAWADKKQLKAYIQRLAEAEKRDHRKIGKTLDLFHWQEEAPGMVFWHNDGWTIYTELEKFVREKLHEYDYDEVKAPMMMDRSLWEKSGHWDKYADAMFTTESEKREYAIKPMNCPGHVQIFNQGLKSYRDLPLRIAEFGCCHRNEPSGSLHGLMRVRGFTQDDAHIFCTEDQVAEEVSKCIQMVYDVYGSFGFEEIVVKLSTRPEKRIGSDEIWDKAEQGLAQVLTDSNIEFEYLPGEGAFYGPKIEFTLMDCLGRAWQCGTVQLDFALPERLGATYVGEDNERYTPVMIHRAILGSLERFIGILIEEYTGKFPTWLSPIQATVMNITDKQGEYCEKVVKKLKENGFRAKLDLRNEKIGFKIREHTLKRVPYLLVVGDQEMANGEIAVRTRSGEDLGKMSVDAFVAKLTEEVNTRA
- the infC gene encoding translation initiation factor IF-3, with protein sequence MAIKGGQRGGQKEPAHRLNELITAEEIRLIGLDGEPMGIVSLNDAMDEAEKAGVDLVEISPTAKPPVCRVMDYGKFLYEKSKEQKEQRKKQKQIQVKEIKFRPGTDEGDYQVKLRNLKRFLEGGDKVKVTLRFRGREMAHQELGLELLSRVKTDLEELTVVEFFPRRAEGRQMVMVLAPKKG